CGTCAGGAGCCACGGCACCGCCCCGGCGGTGAGCAGCCCGGCGGTGCGTACGACCGGGCCGTCCGGGTCGAGCGGCACGTAGGCAGCCCCGGCGCCCAGGACGGCGAGGAGCGCGACCGGTGTGCGGGCCGTCGGTTCGCCGAGGACGGCGACGAGGGCGCCGTCCTCCACTCCTTCCGCCCGCAGCCGCCCGGCCAGGGCGTCGGCCCGGACGACGAGTTCGGCGTACGACAGTTCACGGCCCGACTCGTCGGTGACCGCGACGGCGTTCGGCCGCAGGTGCGCCTGGCGCCGCACGCGGTCCGTCACTTCGGCGTAGTCCTCGTCGCGGCCGGTGTCGTTGAACTCCACCAGCACGCGCTGCCGTTCGGCTGGCGAGAGCAGGTCCACGGCTCCCGCCGGGCGGGCCGGGTCGTCGGCCACGGCCTGAAGGAGGCGGACGAGACGGTCGAGCAGGGCCTGTGCGTCGGCGGCCGTGAAGGCGTCCGGGCGGTAGTCGATCTGCAGGCGCAGCCGGTCGCCGGGGATCGCGGTCAGGGTGAGCGGGTAGTGGGCCGCGTCGTGCGGGTCCACGGCGACGACCCGCAGGTCGCCCGTGGACAGCGCGGCGAGACCGGCGGCGTCCACGGGGTAGTTCTGGAAGGCCACGCAGGAGTCGAACAGTTCACCGGTCCCGGCGGTGCGCTGGATCTCGGTGAGCCCGAGGTGGTGGTGCTCGATCAGCCGGGCCTGCTCGTCCTGGAGCCGGGTGAACAGACCGGCCAGGGGCTCGGTGCGGTCGACGCGGACCCGCACCGGCACGGTGTTGATGCACAGGCCCACGATGTCGGCGACGCCCGCCAGTTCGGCCGGGCGCCCGCTGACGACGGCGCCGAAGACGACGTCGTCGGAGCGCAGCCGGTTGGCGAGCAGCAGCGCCCACGAGCCCTGCAGCAGGGTGCTCGGGGTGATGCGGTGGGCGCGGGCGAAGGCGGTCAGCCGGTCGGTGAGGACGGTGGTGAGGACGGTCTCGACGCGGTGAGGCAGCAGCGCGGAGGGGCCGGAGACCGGCGCTGTGCGGCTGCCGCCGGCCAGCCCCTCCAGGGCCCGGCCCCAGGCGTCGCGGGCCGCGTCCGTGTCACGGTCGCCGAGCCAGCCCAGGAACGACGCGTACGGGGTGACCGGGGGCAGTTCGGCGCCGTCGGGTCCGGCGTCGTGCAGGGCGAGCAGCTCGCGCACGAGCACGGGCCAGGACCAGCCGTCCAGCACGATGTGGTGGTACGTCAACAGCAGCCGGTGGCTGAGCGGTCCGGTGCGCAGCAGGGTGAGGCGGAGCAGCGGCGGCCGCGTCAGGTCGAAACGCCGGGACCGGTCCTCGGCGAGCAGCGTCGCCACGGCGTCGGCCTGACCCTGCGCGTCGAGCGAGGACAGGTCTCGCTCCTCCCACGGCACCGGCGCCTCGCGCCGCACGACCTGTGCGGGCTCGCCGGAGGCGCGGCGCAGGAACCCGGCGCGCAGGGCGGCGTGGCGGGCCAGCACGGCGTCGGCGGCCGCGCGCAGCCGCCCGGCGTCCAGCGGGCCGGACAGGTCGAGCAGGAGCTGCGCCACGTAGACGTCCCGCTCGCGCTCGTCGAAGAGCGCGTGGAAGAGGATGCCCTCCTGCAGGGGCGAGAGCGGCAGCACGTCCTCGACCTTGGGCGCGGCCCCCGCCCCGGTGACCGCCGGCGAGGCTTGCGCGGGGGCCGTGGAGGGGACGGAACGGACGGGCTGCGCGGCGGCGGGCTCGGGCGACGCGGCGGACGGGGTACGGCTCACGGTGGTTCCCTGGGGTCGGTGGGTGCGGGACGGTAGGGGGAGGCAGGGGACGGGGGCGTGCCCGGCGCGTGCCGGGGCTCGGCTCGGCGGGGCTCTCGCGGGCCCGTTCCGGCGCGGTGCGGTGCGGTGCGGATGCTCGGGTGGTGAGCGAGTGCCGGTCGGGCGGCGGGTGGTGGGCCGTCCCGTGTGGGCCGGCGGGTGACGGCCGCCTCGGCCGGTGACCGGACTGTCCTGGGCCGGTGGCCGGACCGCGGCTGCACGGTGGTTCGGTGGTTCGGTGGTTCGGTGGTTCGGTGGTTCGGTCAGACGCGGCCTGCGTGGCCTGCGCGGCGGGCGCGGCGCACGACCGGGGGCTCGTCGTCGGGGGTGGCCACGGCGGCGGTCCTCGCGGCCTCCGCGAGCCGGGCGACCGTGGGCCCCGCGAAGAAGGCCCGGACGGTGACGGCGGCACCGAGGAGGGACCGCACCTGCGCGAGGAGGCGGGTCGCGAGCAGGGAGTGCCCGCCGAGGGCGAAGAAGTCGTCGTGGACGCCGACGTGTTCCACACCGAGCAGCCGCTCCCACAACCCGGCGAGCGCGCGTTCGGTGTCGTCGCGCGGCGCCTGGTAGGGCCGTTCCCCGGCGGCGGGGCCGGGCGCGGGCAGCGCGGCCAGGTCGGTCTTGCCGTTGGGGGTCACCGGGAACCGGTCGAGCACCGTGATCGTCAAGGGGACCATCCAGTCCGGCAGTTCGCCCCGCAGGTGGGCGCGCAGCGCGACCGGGTCGGGACACCTGCCCTCGGCGGCCACCACGTACCCGGCGAGCGACGGACCGGCGGCGCCCGGCACGACGGTGACCGCGGCCCGGCCCACGTCCGGGTGGCCCGCCAGGGCGTTCTCGATCTCGCCCGGCTCGATGCGCAGCCCGCGGATCTTGATCTGGCGGTCGGCGCGCCCCAGGTACTCGACCTGGCCGTCCCGCGTCCAGCGGGCCAGGTCGCCGGTGCGGTACATCCGTGTGCCCGGCGGTCCCGACGGGCAGGCCGTGAAGCGTTCCGCGGTGAGTCCGGGGCGTCCCAGGTAGCCGCGGGCCAGTCCGGCACCCGCGATGTACAGCTCGCCGGTGACACCGGGCGGGACGGGAGCGAGACGGTCGTCGAGGACGTGCAGCCGGGTGCCGTCCAGGGGGCGTCCGATCGGCACCTGGCCGGCCGGGATGTCGTCCCCGGGGCCCAGCGGGAACAGCGCGGCGAACGTGGTGGTCTCCGTCGGCCCGTAGGCGTTGGTCACGATGGTGTCCGGGCAGTGCGCGCGGACCCGGCGTACGGCGGCCGGGGAGGCGGCCTCACCACCGGTCATCACCTCGCGCAGGGTGCCCAGCAGCTGCGGGCAGCGGTCGGCCAGTTCGTTGAAGAGGGTGGCCGTCAGGAAGGTCCCGGTGACCCGCTGGTCGCCGATGAGCCGGGCGATGCCGTCGACGTCCAGGTCGCCGGGCGGAGCCACCACCACGAGGCCGCCGGTGAGCAGTGGCACCCACAGCTCGTAGGTGGAGGCGTCGAAGGCGTGCGGGGAGCGGAACAGGACCCGGTCGTGGGCGCCGCCGCGCCAGCGCCGGTCCAGGGCCAGGGCGACGATGTCGCGGTGGGCCACGGCGACGCCCTTGGGCGTGCCGGTGGAGCCCGAGGTGTACATCACGTAGGCGAGGTCGTCGGGGCGCCCGGTGACCGGGACCGCCCCGGCCGTGTCGTCGTCGCGGCCGTCCGGGGAGGGACGGCCGGCGGCCTCGTCCTCGCCGGGTCGCAGGACGTGCCCGACGCCGAGGCCGTCGGTGTCGGTGCCCGGGTCGGTGAGGAGGACCGACGCCCCCGCCGCGGACACGACCGCCGCGGAACGGGCGCGCGGTGCGCGGGCGTCGAGCGGCAGGTACGCCGCCCCGGCCTTCAGCACGCCGAGACAGCCGGCGATCAGGTCGGTCGACCGCTCCATGAGGAGGGCGACGGTGTCGCCGGGTCGCACCCCCGCGTCCGCGAGGGCCGCCGCCACCCGCTCGGCGAGGGCGTCGAGTTCGCCGTAGCCCGTCTCCCGGTCGCCGCAGACGACGGCGGTGCGCTCGGGGTGGGCCGCGGCCCGCCGCGCGAACAGGGCGTGCACGGTGGTGTCGTGGGCCACGGCCGGCGCGCCCTGCCAGCCCTCGGTGACGGCGGCGCGCTCACCGGGGGTCAGCAGGTCGTGCTCGGCGACCGGAGCGGTGGGGTCGCCGGCGACGGCGTCGAGGAGGCGGACCAGCCGGTCCAGGAGCAGTCGGGCGGTGCCGGCGTCGAACAGGTCGGTGGCGTATTCGAGGATGAGCCCGATGCCCGCGGGCCGGTCGTCCGCGTCGAGGCGCTCGTCGACCTCGAGGGTCAGGTCGAACTTGGCCGTGGCGGTGCGCACGGCCTCCGTCCGTGTCCGCAGGCCCGGCAGGACGGGCGCGCCGCCGGTGTCCCGACGGCCGGCGACCGCGATCTGGAACAGGGGGTGGCGGCCGGGTGTCCGGGGCGGGTTGAGCCGGTCCACGAGGGCGTCGAACGGCACGTCCCGGTGGGCGTGGGCGTCCAGGGCGGCGTCGCGGACCCGGTCGAGCAGCTCGGTGAACGCGGGGCCGCCCGAGGTGTCGGCCCGGACCACGACGGTGTCGACGAAGAGGCCCACGAGGTGTTCAAGCGCCTCGTCGTCGCGGCCGTCGACCGGGCAGCCGAGGGCGAGGTCCGTGCCCGCGCCGAGGCGGGTGAGCAGGGCGGCGAACGCGGCCTGGACGGTCATGAAGACGGTGGCACGGCGGTCGCGGGCGAGGCCGGCGAGGCGGGCGTGGGTGCGGGCGCCGGTCGCGGCGGTGACGACGGCGCCACGGTGGGAGGCCACGGCGGGACGGGGCCGGTCGGTGGGGAGGGTGTGCTCCTCGGGCAGCCCGGCCAGGGCACGGGCACGGTGGTCGAGCTGCCGGGTGTGCTCGGAGTCCGGGTCGGCGGGGTCGCCGAGGACCTCGTGCCGCCACAGGGCGTAGTCCGGGTACTGGACGGGCAGGTCGGGCCAGTCCGGTTCCCGGCCGAGGAGCCGGGCGGTGTAGGCGGCGGACAGGTCGTGCAGGAGGACGTCGAGGGAGGCGCCGTCGCCCGCGATGTGGTGCAGGACCAGCAGCAGGTAGTGGTCTTCGTCGCCGTCGGTGAACAGGTGGGCGCGCAGCGGGAGTCGGGTCGCCAGGTCGAAGGAGGGCACGGCGGCCTCCCGCGCGCGGCGGGGGTGCTCGTCGGCGGGGGCGGCGGTGACCGTCAGGTCCGGGGCGGTGCCGGGGTCGAGGACGTGCTGCCGGGGGACGCCGTCGTCGTGCGGGAAGACGGTGCGCAGCGCTTCGTGCCGGGCGGTCACGTCCGTGAGGGCGATGGTGAGGGCGGCGCGGTCGAGGGCGCCGTGCAGACGCAGCCCGACCGGGATGTTGTACTGGCCGCCGGGGTCGCCGTCGCGGCTGAGGAACCACAGGCGGCGCTGGGCGTGGGACAGCGGGATCACAGCAGTTCTCCGAACTGGGCTTCGAAGGCGTCGAGGTCGGCCTGGCCGAGGCCGGGCAGGGACACGTCGGACGGGGTGAGCCCGACGGCGCCGGGCAGCTCCGCGTACGCCACGAGGGCGCGCAGCACGGCGAACCACTCGTGGGCCAGGGCGTGGGCGCGGTCGTCGGGGCAGGCGTTGCCCGCCCAGGTCCAGGTGGCGCTGAGGGCGGTGCCGCCGGGGCCGTCGTGGGCGGCGGCGTTCACCTCCACCGCGTGGGCCATCGCCAGGCCGTCGTCGGACTCGTCGAGGGCGACGTCGTGTCCGGGCGCGGCGGACCAGTCGGCGCTGTCGCCCATCGGGAAGCGGCCGAGGTAGTTGAACCCGATCTCGGGGACGCCGAGGGCCGCGAGGGCGGGGCGGGTACGGCTGTTGCCGTGGCGCAGCAGGCCGTGGCCGATGCCGTGGTCGGGGACGGCCCGCAAGGTTTCCTTGACCATGCGCAGCACCGCCCCGGCGGCGGGCCCGTCCGTGCGGACGTCGTCCAGGTCGGGCCGGCCGAGGTCGAAGCGGACAGGGTGGACGGTGGTGAACCAGCCGACGGTGCGCGACAGGTCGGGGGCGCCGGCGATGTCCTGGCGGCCGTGGCCCTCGACATCGACCAGCACGGTGCCGCCGTCCGCCGGGCCCGTGACCGGGCGCCGCCAGGCGAGGACCGCGAGGGCCAGCCCGGTGAGCAGGACGTCGTTGACGGTGCCGTTGACGATGCCGGGCACCGCGGTGAGCAGGGGCTCGGCCACCTCCGGGGGCAGGGTGAGGGTGAGCCGGCGGTCCGCGCTCTCCGGGTCGAGGCGGTCCAGCGGGCAGATGCCGCCGAGGGGTTCGGGGGCGGGGCGCAGGGTCTCGGCCCACCGTGTCGCCTCCGCCATCCGGCGGCCGGAGGTGGCGTCGGCGGCGATCAGGTCGGCCCAGTGGGCGAACGGCGTGGGCGCGGGTTCGAGGACGGGGTCCTGCCCCGCGGCGAGCCGTTCCCAGCAGGTACGCAGGTCGTCCTGGAGGATGCGCCAGGACACGCCGTCGACCACGAGGTGGTGGACGACCAGCGCCAGCCGGCCCTGCCGGAGCGGGCCCCGGTCGACGAGGACGGCGCGCACCATGACGCCGTCCGCCGGGGACAGCGAGTGCCGGGCGGCCGCGATCCGTCCGGCGGTGAGGGCCGGCAGCTCGGTGTCGGTGGCGTCGGGCGCGTGGACGTGCTCGACGAGGGTGTGCGCGTCGATCCCGCCCGGCGGCGGCACGAAGCACTCCGCGGCAGCGGCGCCCGCCCCGCCGGGCACGGTGAGCCGCAGCATGTCGTGCGTGTCGAGGAGGCTCTGCACGACGCGGACGGCGTGCTCGGCGCGGAATGCCGCGGGTGTGCGGACGACGAGCGACTGGTGGTAGGTGTCGACGGGGCCGTCGAGTTCGCCGAGCCAGGCCATGATCGGGGTCGCGGCCACGGGCCCGGTGCGCCGCGGTGGTTCCGCCGGGCCCTCGCCCGCGCCGGGGCCGTCCGTCGAGCGGGCGGTGGTGGCGAGCGCGGCGAGGCTGTCGCTGCGCAGGACGTCTCGGGTGGTGAGCAGCAGCCCGGCGGCCCGGGCGCGGCTGACGACCTGGATGGCCTGGATGCTGTCGCCACCGAGTTCGGTGAACCCCTGCCCGGCCCCGACGGCGTCGGCGGCCAGCCCCAGCACCTGGGCGACCAGCCGCCGCAGGGCGTCCACGGAGCCGCACGCGGCCCCGGACGAGCCGCCGTCGTGCGGTGCGGACGCCTCGGGCGCGGCTGCCCCTTGGCGCTCCGGCCCGGACGCCTCGTCGTGCTCCGGCGCGGACGCCGCCCCGGACATCCAGTCGCCGCCCGGCATGCTCGCCCCGTCGCCGCCGTTCCGGGCGGCACGTGTGTCCTGCCCGGCAGGTGGCGCGGTGTCGTCCGGGAGGGCCTCGGCCCCGGCCGAGGCCCGGCCCGCCAGGGCCGTCCCGGCCGCCGGTACGTCAGGTGCGCCGGGGCCGGGCAGCGGACGTACGGGCTCAGCCACGGGCCGTGTCCCCGGCGAGGGCCGCGACCAGGGAAGCGGGCCGCATGTCGGTCCAGTTCCGCTCGACGAAGTCGAGGCAGTCCTGGCGGCCGTCCGGGCCGTGGACCGTGGTCCAGCCGGCGGGCACGGGCAGGTCGGCGGGCCACAGCGAGTGCTGGAGCTCGTCGTTGCGGACGACCAGGTAGACGGCGTCGTCGTTCTCGAAGGGGTTGCTCATGAGGGTTCTCCTGGATGGGTGGGAGGGGAGCGCCGGACGGGTCCGCACGGCGCACGAGAGGGGTCGGGGCGGGCGGGGAGGGCCGGCCGCCGTCAGCGCGCGCCGGCGGGCTCGCCGACCGTGAGCCGGAGCAGGTCCCGCGCCTCGTCCAGCGCCGCCGTCACCTGCTCGGGGCCCGGACGGCAGGCGATGACGTGCCCCACGCGGTCGCCCGCGCTGCGTGCGCGGCGGACCACGGCGCCGGGTGCGACGGTGACGGTCACCGCTTCGACGCCGTCCACGGCCCGCGCCCGTGCCACGCCGTCGACGGCGTCGAGGACCCCGTCGGCGTCGGCGAGCAGGAACTGGATGCCGGCGTGGGCGCCGTGGCCGGGCTTGAGGTCGGGTGCCTGTCCGGTCGCGGCCTTCAGCTGCTGTTCCAGCAGGTCGACGCCGCTGGCCAGCCGGACGAGCTCGGGGATCATGCCGCCCGCGGGGCGCGGGTTGATCTCGATCACGGCCGGTCCGCTCCCGGTCAGCTTCACCTCGGTGTGGGTGGCGCCGAGGCGGATGCCGGCCGCGTCCAGGGCGGCCATCACGGTCTCGGTGATCCGCTCGGCGGTGGCGGCCGGCAGCGGGGCGGGGAAGAGGTGGCGGTGCTCCACGAAGTGGGGGTCGCCCGTGACGGACTTGGCGGTGATGCCGACGCAGACCGCCTCGCCGTCCTGGCTGAACATCTCCACGCTGTACTCGGGGCCGTCCAGGTACTCCTCGACGAGGACGGTCCGCGCGGTCGGCATCCCGCGGACGTTGGTGGTGACGGCGAGGATCCGCTCGGCCTGGGCGCGGGCCTGGGCCTCGTCGGTGCACAGCAGCACGTTGACCGAGCCGGAGTCGTCGGCGGGCTTGACCACGCACGGCAGCCCGGTCCGCGCGACGGCCGCGGCCACCTCTCCGGGCTCGCGCACCACCGCGTACCGGGGCTGGTGCACCCCGGCCCGCCGCAGCAGGGCCCGCAGGGCCGACTTGTCGCGGCAGGCGGTCACCGCCTCGGGCGGGTTGCCCGGCAGGCCGAGCCAGCGGGCCAGGCGCGCGGCGGCGGGGACGTAGAAGTCGCTGGTGGTGGTGACACCGGCGATCTCCTCGCGGCGGAAGCGGTCCTGGAGCGCGGCCCGCAGCGCCGCGTCGGAGTTGGTGTCGCACCGGATCACCTCGGCGCCGGTGGCCTCCAGCCCCCGGTAGCGGCCGGGGTCGCCGGTCAGCAGCACGGGCTCGGTCCCGAGCGTGTCCCGGGCGAGGTCGAGGGCGAGCATGCCGGTGCCGGTGGTGTTGGACTCGACGAACACGAGGTGGCGGCGCAGATCGTCGGGTGCGCGGTAGGTCTGCCGGGACCAGGTGGTGACGGCGGTCCCGGCGGTGACGACGGCGGGACGGTCCGCTGCCGGCAGGGTGTGCAGGGCGTGCTCCTCCCAGTGGTCGTCGCTGTAGACGGTGTCGGCGTAGCGGTCGCCGCGGTCGGGCAGGATGCCGACGATGCGGGAGCCGGGTTCGGCGCGCCGGGCGAGGTCGCCGAGGACGCGGTAGACGGAGCCGGAGGTGTTGCCGCCGAAGATCTGCTGTTCGCGGGCGAGGTCGCGGGTGGCGGCGAACGCCTCGTGGTCGTTGAGCCAGTGGACCTCGTCGACGAGCAGGCGGTCGAGGTTCTTCGGCAGGAGGCTGTTGCCGAGGCCGCTCTGCAGCCGCTGCGGCACGTCCGGCTGCCCGAAGAGGGCGCTGCCGACGCAGTCGACGCCGACGACGCGGACGTCGGGCAGCGTCTCGCGCAGCACGCGGCCCGTCCCGCACAGCGAGCCGCCGCTGCCCACCGCGCCGACCAGGGTGTCGATGTGGCCGAGGCTGTCGAGCAGTTCACGGGCCAGGCCGCGGTAGGCGCCGGGGTTGTCGGGGTTGGTGTACTGCTGGGGCCAGAAGGCGCCGGGCAGTTCCGCCATCAGTTCCGCGAGCCGCTCCAGGCGTGCGGACTGCCAGCCGTGGCTGGTCATCGCCTCGACGACGTGCACGCGGCAGCCCAGGGCGCGCAGCTTCGCCAGGGTGACGGGGTCGATGCGGGGGTCGGTGACGATGTGCACCTCGTGGCCGAGGGAGCGGCCGACGAGGGCGACACCGAGCGCCATGGTGCCGGAGGAGC
Above is a genomic segment from Streptomyces collinus Tu 365 containing:
- a CDS encoding non-ribosomal peptide synthetase; protein product: MSRTPSAASPEPAAAQPVRSVPSTAPAQASPAVTGAGAAPKVEDVLPLSPLQEGILFHALFDERERDVYVAQLLLDLSGPLDAGRLRAAADAVLARHAALRAGFLRRASGEPAQVVRREAPVPWEERDLSSLDAQGQADAVATLLAEDRSRRFDLTRPPLLRLTLLRTGPLSHRLLLTYHHIVLDGWSWPVLVRELLALHDAGPDGAELPPVTPYASFLGWLGDRDTDAARDAWGRALEGLAGGSRTAPVSGPSALLPHRVETVLTTVLTDRLTAFARAHRITPSTLLQGSWALLLANRLRSDDVVFGAVVSGRPAELAGVADIVGLCINTVPVRVRVDRTEPLAGLFTRLQDEQARLIEHHHLGLTEIQRTAGTGELFDSCVAFQNYPVDAAGLAALSTGDLRVVAVDPHDAAHYPLTLTAIPGDRLRLQIDYRPDAFTAADAQALLDRLVRLLQAVADDPARPAGAVDLLSPAERQRVLVEFNDTGRDEDYAEVTDRVRRQAHLRPNAVAVTDESGRELSYAELVVRADALAGRLRAEGVEDGALVAVLGEPTARTPVALLAVLGAGAAYVPLDPDGPVVRTAGLLTAGAVPWLLTAPEQRARAEEIAAAAAHPVRVLDLDDGAGRPSGQPSRDGGGRDALAYVCFTSGSTGRPKGAMVHRRGMNNHLLAKLDDLRLTAEDGVVMNAPLTFDISVWQMLAPLITGGRVHLVSRDTARDPDALFATVARHGITVMETVPSFVRAALDLWDSGVPQPALPALRWFVVNGEVLPPDLCTRWYDRHPGAAIVNAYGLTECSDDNTHAFIGREVDGLLEQGRLPVGRPLRNNRLYILDPSLAPVPPGVPGELFIAGTGVGPGYLNEPRRSSERYVPDPFAGEPGARMYRTGDLARLRADGQLDFLGRQDHQVKIRGNRIELGEVETALRAVPDVGDAVVTVDRDGAGQQRLVGWFTGEADTDDIRAALTRSLPAYMVPSLLFALPALPLTTNGKIDRRALPDPADLTRTAGRPPANATEEAVCALFAAVLGLAGAGPDDDFFAHGGHSLLATRLAGRLRSELGARLTIRDLFETPTPAGIAARLATAPAPARPALRPRARG
- a CDS encoding non-ribosomal peptide synthetase codes for the protein MIPLSHAQRRLWFLSRDGDPGGQYNIPVGLRLHGALDRAALTIALTDVTARHEALRTVFPHDDGVPRQHVLDPGTAPDLTVTAAPADEHPRRAREAAVPSFDLATRLPLRAHLFTDGDEDHYLLLVLHHIAGDGASLDVLLHDLSAAYTARLLGREPDWPDLPVQYPDYALWRHEVLGDPADPDSEHTRQLDHRARALAGLPEEHTLPTDRPRPAVASHRGAVVTAATGARTHARLAGLARDRRATVFMTVQAAFAALLTRLGAGTDLALGCPVDGRDDEALEHLVGLFVDTVVVRADTSGGPAFTELLDRVRDAALDAHAHRDVPFDALVDRLNPPRTPGRHPLFQIAVAGRRDTGGAPVLPGLRTRTEAVRTATAKFDLTLEVDERLDADDRPAGIGLILEYATDLFDAGTARLLLDRLVRLLDAVAGDPTAPVAEHDLLTPGERAAVTEGWQGAPAVAHDTTVHALFARRAAAHPERTAVVCGDRETGYGELDALAERVAAALADAGVRPGDTVALLMERSTDLIAGCLGVLKAGAAYLPLDARAPRARSAAVVSAAGASVLLTDPGTDTDGLGVGHVLRPGEDEAAGRPSPDGRDDDTAGAVPVTGRPDDLAYVMYTSGSTGTPKGVAVAHRDIVALALDRRWRGGAHDRVLFRSPHAFDASTYELWVPLLTGGLVVVAPPGDLDVDGIARLIGDQRVTGTFLTATLFNELADRCPQLLGTLREVMTGGEAASPAAVRRVRAHCPDTIVTNAYGPTETTTFAALFPLGPGDDIPAGQVPIGRPLDGTRLHVLDDRLAPVPPGVTGELYIAGAGLARGYLGRPGLTAERFTACPSGPPGTRMYRTGDLARWTRDGQVEYLGRADRQIKIRGLRIEPGEIENALAGHPDVGRAAVTVVPGAAGPSLAGYVVAAEGRCPDPVALRAHLRGELPDWMVPLTITVLDRFPVTPNGKTDLAALPAPGPAAGERPYQAPRDDTERALAGLWERLLGVEHVGVHDDFFALGGHSLLATRLLAQVRSLLGAAVTVRAFFAGPTVARLAEAARTAAVATPDDEPPVVRRARRAGHAGRV
- a CDS encoding condensation domain-containing protein, producing MAEPVRPLPGPGAPDVPAAGTALAGRASAGAEALPDDTAPPAGQDTRAARNGGDGASMPGGDWMSGAASAPEHDEASGPERQGAAAPEASAPHDGGSSGAACGSVDALRRLVAQVLGLAADAVGAGQGFTELGGDSIQAIQVVSRARAAGLLLTTRDVLRSDSLAALATTARSTDGPGAGEGPAEPPRRTGPVAATPIMAWLGELDGPVDTYHQSLVVRTPAAFRAEHAVRVVQSLLDTHDMLRLTVPGGAGAAAAECFVPPPGGIDAHTLVEHVHAPDATDTELPALTAGRIAAARHSLSPADGVMVRAVLVDRGPLRQGRLALVVHHLVVDGVSWRILQDDLRTCWERLAAGQDPVLEPAPTPFAHWADLIAADATSGRRMAEATRWAETLRPAPEPLGGICPLDRLDPESADRRLTLTLPPEVAEPLLTAVPGIVNGTVNDVLLTGLALAVLAWRRPVTGPADGGTVLVDVEGHGRQDIAGAPDLSRTVGWFTTVHPVRFDLGRPDLDDVRTDGPAAGAVLRMVKETLRAVPDHGIGHGLLRHGNSRTRPALAALGVPEIGFNYLGRFPMGDSADWSAAPGHDVALDESDDGLAMAHAVEVNAAAHDGPGGTALSATWTWAGNACPDDRAHALAHEWFAVLRALVAYAELPGAVGLTPSDVSLPGLGQADLDAFEAQFGELL
- a CDS encoding MbtH family protein, coding for MSNPFENDDAVYLVVRNDELQHSLWPADLPVPAGWTTVHGPDGRQDCLDFVERNWTDMRPASLVAALAGDTARG
- a CDS encoding pyridoxal-phosphate dependent enzyme, which codes for MLFDTLTDAIGRTPLVRLRLGAERGVEVYAKLELQNLFAMKDRVARNILLEARALGTLRPGAPVVESSSGTMALGVALVGRSLGHEVHIVTDPRIDPVTLAKLRALGCRVHVVEAMTSHGWQSARLERLAELMAELPGAFWPQQYTNPDNPGAYRGLARELLDSLGHIDTLVGAVGSGGSLCGTGRVLRETLPDVRVVGVDCVGSALFGQPDVPQRLQSGLGNSLLPKNLDRLLVDEVHWLNDHEAFAATRDLAREQQIFGGNTSGSVYRVLGDLARRAEPGSRIVGILPDRGDRYADTVYSDDHWEEHALHTLPAADRPAVVTAGTAVTTWSRQTYRAPDDLRRHLVFVESNTTGTGMLALDLARDTLGTEPVLLTGDPGRYRGLEATGAEVIRCDTNSDAALRAALQDRFRREEIAGVTTTSDFYVPAAARLARWLGLPGNPPEAVTACRDKSALRALLRRAGVHQPRYAVVREPGEVAAAVARTGLPCVVKPADDSGSVNVLLCTDEAQARAQAERILAVTTNVRGMPTARTVLVEEYLDGPEYSVEMFSQDGEAVCVGITAKSVTGDPHFVEHRHLFPAPLPAATAERITETVMAALDAAGIRLGATHTEVKLTGSGPAVIEINPRPAGGMIPELVRLASGVDLLEQQLKAATGQAPDLKPGHGAHAGIQFLLADADGVLDAVDGVARARAVDGVEAVTVTVAPGAVVRRARSAGDRVGHVIACRPGPEQVTAALDEARDLLRLTVGEPAGAR